The Desulfonatronum sp. SC1 genome has a window encoding:
- a CDS encoding amino acid ABC transporter ATP-binding protein produces MTTQQPVLRVEGIRKTLGDQLVLDDVSLTVNRGEVKILIGPSGSGKSTLLQCLNFLHSPDQGRIWLDGREFRAAGRKDLYAFRQQVGMIFQDFNLFDHLTALDNVRIALIKVKGMAKAKATHRAKEELARVGLADKMDLYPAQLSGGQKQRVSMARALAMDPKVLLLDEPTSALDPELIGEVLAVIRFLASAGMTMIMATHQIAFSATMAHEFLFMEKGRIVERGSPAHLLAPGATSRTMAFCAKINELSGDLGAAERICASPTAAPVSNPVGNPVGNPVGNPVGNPEGGRGRT; encoded by the coding sequence GCGTCGAAGGCATCCGCAAGACCCTCGGCGACCAGCTCGTCCTGGACGACGTCTCCCTGACCGTGAACCGGGGCGAGGTGAAAATCCTGATCGGCCCCTCGGGGTCCGGCAAGAGCACGCTGTTGCAGTGCCTGAACTTTCTGCACTCCCCGGATCAGGGGCGAATCTGGCTGGACGGACGAGAGTTCAGAGCCGCCGGCCGCAAGGATCTTTACGCCTTTCGTCAGCAGGTGGGAATGATCTTCCAGGATTTTAACCTGTTCGACCACCTGACCGCGCTGGACAACGTGCGCATCGCCCTGATCAAGGTCAAGGGCATGGCCAAGGCCAAAGCCACGCACCGCGCCAAGGAAGAACTGGCCCGGGTCGGTTTGGCGGACAAGATGGATCTTTATCCGGCCCAACTGTCCGGTGGTCAGAAGCAGCGCGTTTCCATGGCCCGGGCCCTGGCCATGGACCCCAAAGTGCTGCTCCTGGACGAACCCACCAGCGCCCTGGACCCGGAACTCATCGGTGAGGTTCTGGCCGTGATCCGCTTCCTGGCTTCCGCCGGCATGACCATGATCATGGCCACACACCAGATCGCCTTTTCCGCGACCATGGCCCACGAGTTTCTGTTCATGGAAAAGGGACGGATCGTGGAACGCGGCAGCCCGGCGCATCTGTTGGCCCCAGGGGCCACATCCCGGACCATGGCCTTTTGCGCCAAAATCAACGAACTCTCCGGGGACCTGGGCGCGGCTGAGCGCATTTGCGCGTCCCCAACCGCCGCCCCGGTCAGCAACCCGGTCGGCAACCCGGTCGGCAACCCGGTCGGCAACCCGGTCGGCAACCCAGAGGGCGGACGCGGCAGGACATGA
- a CDS encoding amino acid ABC transporter permease: MSDYWHFFVTDVAPALNQGLWVSVAVIVPSALLGLALGVLVGSLRVYAPAPVRWLNEVYVSLFRGTPLVVQLFFWYFALPHLQIGDARIVLTPMSAAILGFTLCSGAYHSEYIRGALLSIRHGQIKASQALGMTKTQTVLWVVLPQALRRALPGCGNEIIYLIKYSSLASIITLNELTGVGRTIAKQTWRNIEVFVALGLYYLLLVTLATLLLQYVERRMSLPGFEHSRE, encoded by the coding sequence ATGAGCGACTACTGGCATTTTTTCGTGACGGACGTGGCCCCGGCCCTGAACCAGGGTCTTTGGGTCAGCGTCGCCGTGATCGTGCCTTCGGCCCTGCTGGGCTTGGCCCTGGGCGTATTGGTGGGTTCGTTGCGGGTCTACGCCCCCGCTCCGGTCCGCTGGCTGAATGAAGTCTACGTGTCCCTTTTTCGAGGCACGCCACTGGTGGTGCAACTGTTCTTCTGGTACTTCGCCCTGCCCCATCTCCAGATCGGCGACGCACGGATCGTGCTTACGCCGATGTCCGCGGCAATCCTGGGTTTCACCCTGTGCAGCGGGGCCTATCACTCCGAGTACATCCGAGGCGCCTTGCTCTCCATCCGCCACGGACAGATCAAGGCCTCCCAAGCCTTGGGTATGACCAAGACCCAAACCGTGCTCTGGGTGGTCCTGCCACAGGCACTTCGCCGGGCCCTGCCAGGATGCGGCAACGAGATCATCTACCTGATCAAATACTCGTCCCTGGCCTCCATCATCACCCTCAACGAACTGACAGGCGTAGGCCGGACCATCGCCAAGCAGACTTGGCGAAACATCGAGGTCTTCGTGGCCCTGGGCCTGTACTATCTGCTGCTGGTCACTCTGGCCACGCTGCTCTTGCAGTACGTCGAG